In Streptomyces pluripotens, the genomic window CCCCGGCTGCGACACCGCGCCCCAACGGGTGAGTTCCGCCCGCCCGCCGCTGTGAGCGGGCGGGCGGAACGCCGTCCCCCGCCGCACCGGCCGCCCGCCCGTGGAGCGACCCTTGTCCAGGGCCTTCTCAGGGCCTCTTCAGGGCTTCGATGAAGGGGGCGAACGCGGCGGCCGGGAAGGTGAGGGTCGCCCTGTCCGGGGCCTTGGAGTCCCGGACGGCTATGCGGGTGTC contains:
- a CDS encoding DUF397 domain-containing protein, whose product is MITPTSWKKSSFSGGGEGNDCVEVADLDTRIAVRDSKAPDRATLTFPAAAFAPFIEALKRP